One Drechmeria coniospora strain ARSEF 6962 chromosome 01, whole genome shotgun sequence genomic region harbors:
- a CDS encoding conserved fungal protein, translating to MGFFSRKPKAPKGNSSIPASLSTGSFTSGTAGNRTPAGSLTPATPPLSPMMPVKLPKVDLPRPPDPQLDPAGYLRSIGAVRERSKLVMGKALENKLNHFDVDWNKFPDVVTFVSGLIKRDYEAPFQSIPGHGRYQHFSVGGRDRVAQLLSDWPEDLDSTERCRRLVDLFLVSVLLDAGAGTQWSYKSVEDGRTYRRSEGLAVASLEMFQTGLFSSNPANKCQVDKAGLQSLTVEKLEAGLQSRTGNELAGLQGRTELLIRLGSALDEKKDYFGAGGRPGNMIDHLLSHPSTQASSMLIVPLPVLWNLLMDGLASIWPPSRTTLNGVSLGDAWPCKAMPSSASAPWESILPFHKLTQWLTYSLMQPMQSLLNMHFAGTELLTGLPEYRNGGLFVDMGVLTVKQGDLERGLQNYSDYCKRTGGKAVEVAPMFKPGDDLVVEWRGVTVGMLDRLCEEVNKVLKVELAGNELTLPQLLEAGSWKGGREIAEIHRPITKEPPILIESDGTVF from the exons ATGGGCTTCTTCTCTCGCAAGCCCAAGGCTCCCAAAGGCAACTCCTCCATCCCCGCGTCCCTATCCACCGGCAGCTTCACCTCGGGCACCGCTGGAAACCGCACGCCTGCCGGTAGTCTCACGCCAGCAACTCCCCCCCTATCGCCCATGATGCCCGTCAAGCTTCCCAAGGTCGACCTGCCTCGACCTCCCGACCCGCAGCTGGACCCGGCCGGCTACCTCCGAAGCATCGGTGCGGTGAGGGAGAGGAGCAAGCTTGTCATGGGCAAGGCCCTCGAGAACAAGCTGAACCACTTCGATGTGGATTGGAATAAGTTccccgacgtcgtcaccTTTGTCTCGGGCCTGATCAAG CGAGACTACGAAGCCCCCTTCCAGTCGATCCCTGGCCACGGCCGATACCAGCACTtttccgtcggcggccgcgatcGAGTCGCCCAACTCTTGTCGGATTGGCCCGAGGACCTTGACAGCACCGAGAGATGCCGTCGTCTAGTCGATCTTTTCCTCGTCAGCGTCCTCCTCGATGCCGGAGCCGGCACCCAGTGGAGCTACAAgagcgtcgaggatggccgcACGTACCGTAGGTCCGAAGGCCTAGCAGTCGCTAGCCTGGAAATGTTCCAGACG GGTTTATTCTCGAGCAATCCGGCCAACAAATGCCAGGTTGACAAGGCCGGCCTGCAGTCCTTGACGGTGGAGAAGCTAGAGGCCGGCCTGCAATCCCGGACCGGAAACGAACTCGCCGGTCTCCAGGGAAGGACCGAGTTGCTGATCAGACTAGGAAGCGCCCTGGATGAGAAGAAGGATTACTTCGGTGCCGGCGGACGTCCTGGCAACATGATAG ATCATTTGCTGTCCCACCCTTCCACCCAGGCGTCCTCCATGCTCATCGTTCCATTGCCCGTCTTGTGGAACCTTCTCATGGATGGCCTCGCCAGCATCTGGCCGCCTTCACGAACCACCCTCAACGGAgtctccctcggcgacgctTGGCCATGCAAGGCCATGCCGAGCTCCGCAAGCGCCCCTTGGGAGTCCATCCTGCCGTTTCACAAGCTTACCCAGTGGCTCACTTACTCTCTCATGCAGCCGATGCAGTCGTTGCTCAACATGCACttcgccggcaccgagctGCTCACTGGTCTGCCCGAGTATCGCAACGGCGGTCTCTTCGTCGACATGGGCGTCCTGACCGTGAAGCAAGGGGACCTCGAGCGTGGCCTGCAAAACTACTCGGATTACTGCAAGCGAACGGGCGGCAAGGCGGTCGAGGTGGCGCCCATGTTCAAGCCTGGAGATGACCTTGTCGTCGAGTGGAggggcgtcaccgtcggcatgCTGGACAGGCTTTGCGAGGAAGTCAACAAAGTTCTCAAGGTGGAGCTCGCCGGCAACGAATTGACGCTGccgcagctcctcgaggcaGGCAGCTGGAAG GGTGGCCGCGAAATTGCCGAGATCCATCGACCCATCACAAAGGAGCCGCCTATTCTGATCGAAAGCGATGGAACCGTTTTTTAG
- a CDS encoding OXA1-like protein, whose protein sequence is MLPSRGIVRTLPSAAVRRQTQHQQRAISPSVLSHRLRHGRHFATFPRTSSGGSLTTSSPVRSSIFVTPIALGGLSFSRSLSLWGYGKPTSTAEGEAAQAAAAPSVPDAVQPVDVAAENSIPAPQAELAVPTSDVELPSSIADIVNGKDILNMPEQIGYLHAIGLEYGVGPTSVMQWVLEHVHIWSGLGWGASVMATAVALRVLMLYPQIRSLKFNAVMQNMRKDPRSQEAMKLIQQGFQERDMEMRQKGQYLNKMLKQQYGASSWGMLWSFMQIPFTFGLFRIVSGMTHIPVPSLETAGYLWFTDLTATDPYFILPALGTGLMIGALAINAKYAPEAQRKMLKNMTYIFGVVGFVGTTFLSAAVNLMTVALGAATLLQSIILNNAAVRRAVGLPPPPVEAPKKGTYEAPCDGSVPKGLRERLTGNLDDMKKGFSEQVTNYTGQYSGTEAEKAERKRKDLLRKLEETRKQQEREEFEKKYKNHQ, encoded by the exons ATGCTTCCAAGCAGGGGAATTGTGCGCACCCTTCCCTCCGCCGCTGTGAGGAGGCAAACCCAGCACCAACAGCGCGCAATA TCACCGAGCGTGCTGTCACATCGTCTTCGCCATGGACGCCATTTCGCCACCTTCCCGCGGACCAGCAGCGGCGGTAGCTTGACGACCAGTTCGCCGGTGAGGAGCTCGATTTTCGTCACGCCAATCGCCCTCGGTGGTCTCTCCTTCTCCCGATCCCTCTCGCTCTGGGGATACGGcaagccgacgtcgacagcgGAGGGGGAAGCGGCccaagcagcagcagcgcccTCCGTACCTGATGCCGTCCaacccgtcgacgtcgccgctgAAAACAGCATCCCTGCTCCCCAGGCTGAGCTCGCCGTGCCCACCTCCGATGTcgagctgccgtcgtcgatcgCCGACATCGTCAACGGCAAGGACATCCTCAACATGCCCGAGCAGATCGGCTACCTGCACGCCATCGGACTTGAATACGGCGTAGGCCCGACCTCGGTCATGCAATGGGTCCTCGAGCACGTTCACATTTGGTCCGGCCTCGGCTGGGGTGCAtccgtcatggccacggccgTGGCCCTCCGCGTCCTCATGCTGTACCCGCAAATCCGCAGCCTCAAGTTCAACGCCGTCATGCAGAACATGCGCAAGGACCCTCGCTCCCAGGAGGCCATGAAGCTCATCCAGCAGGGCTTCCAGGAGCGCGACATGGAGATGCGCCAAAAGGGCCAGTACCTCAACAAGATGCTCAAGCAGCAGTACGGCGCCAGCAGCTGGGGCATGCTGTGGTCTTTCATGCAGATTCCCTTCACCTTTGGCCTCTTCCGCATTGTCAGCGGCATGACCCACATTCCCGTCCCGTCGCTGGAGACGGCCGGTTACCTTTGGTTCACCGACCTGACGGCCACCGATCCGTACTTTATCCTCCCAGCCCTCGGCACTGGCCTCATGATTGGCGCCCTCGCG ATCAATGCAAAGTATGCTCCCGAGGCTCAGCGAAAGATGCTCAAGAACATGACGTACATTtttggcgtcgtcggtttCGTCGGCACAACCTTCCTCTCCGCTGCCGTCAACCTCATGACCGTCGCCCTTGGCGCCGCGACGTTGCTCCAGTCCATCATTCTCAATAATGCAGCAGtccgccgcgccgtcggATTGCCTCCACCACCCGTCGAAGCGCCCAAGAAGGGCACGTACGAGGCTCCCTGCGACGGCTCCGTGCCCAAGGGCCTCCGTGAGCGTCTCACCggcaacctcgacgacatgaAAAAGGGCTTCTCCGAGCAGGTCACGAACTACACGGGCCAGTACTCGGGCACGGAGGCCGAAAAGGCCGAGCGCAAGCGCAAGGATCTCCTTCGCAAGCTCGAGGAAACACGCAAGCAACAGGAGCGTGAAGAGTTTGAGAAGAAGTACAAGAATCACCAGTAA
- a CDS encoding Mitochondrial outer membrane protein translates to MLRRKVLQSAIGPSARASRRFRLQLEGTFTQSPNDKSCTAWKAGWKTVAMASEVSPNHLAESGITMHSDSEQYSPGEDLSTSPPSSSSPVLLYKPPTIFSLLRGAAINLLLPFINGMMLGFGELFAHEAAFRLGWGGTKVFPTSRRRTHPIGPGIEVRERREKPTVSLYDYASLE, encoded by the exons ATGTTAAGACGCAAGGTGCTACAAAG CGCGATCGGACCTTCGgcgcgagcgtcgaggcggtTCCGGCTCCAGCTCGAAGGCACCTTCACCCAGTCACCGAACGACAAGAGCTGCACCGCGTGGAAGGCAGGGTGGAAGACCGTAGCGATGGCTTCCGAAGTCTCCCCCAACCACCTCGCCGAGTCCGGCATCACGATGCACTCCGACAGCGAGCAGTACTCTCCCGGGGAGGATCTGTCCACGTCACCaccctcctcgagctcgcccgtCCTTCTCTACAAGCCACCGACGATTTTTTCGCTGCTGCGCGGAGCTGCCATCAACCTGCTTCTCCCTTTCATCAACGGCATGATGCTGGGATTCGGAGAGCTCTTCGCCCACGAGGCGGCGTTTCGGTTGGGTTGGGGTGGCACAAAG GTCTTCCCCACGTCTCGGCGGAGAACGCATCCGATCGGGCCGGGTATCGAGGTCAGAGAGCGACGTGAGAAACCGACGGTGTCGCTGTACGACTATGCGAGCTTGGAGTGA
- a CDS encoding UBX domain-containing protein, whose product MADNNPQDKQTLVTNFCSASGAGEETARSLALQYLEAHNWDYISACNSFFADEDDENEADQNQPYTGPRTLGGLPAPQPEGHPAASTSSHKKRGVATLGSLGASSRARDDGDDDDGNEEDESRGNLFAGGEKSGLAVQDPRREGGGPRSIINDILAKAKANTTRPDETAEAGPSSASRFRGTGVTLGGDGTESRSIPDPLGPARAAAGGPQERVLHIWQDGFSVDDGELRRFDDPANQADLAMIRSGRAPLHLMGVEHDQPVDVKLHQHDTPYTAQPKKYKPFGGSGQRLGSPVPGAGSGQTAASTLAASSSTAPAAASAPAVAAPVVDSTQPTTMIRIQMPDGTRLPARFNTTHTVGDVYDFVQGASAETRNRSWMLVTTFPNKEHADKRLVLGSVPEFKKGGTAMVKWV is encoded by the exons ATGGCCGACAACAACCCTCAAGACAAGCAGACGCTTGTGACAAACTTCTGCAGTGCATCCGGTGCCGGTGAAGAGACGGCACGTTCCCTC gcCCTGCAGTATCTCGAGGCACACAACTGGGACTACATCTCGGCATGCAACAGCTTCTTTGCagatgaggatgacgagaATGAGGCGGATCAAAACCAGCCCTACACTGGTCCCCGGACCCTCGGTGGTCTCCCGGCTCCCCAGCCGGAAGGTCACCCAGCCGCCAGCACGTCCTCACACAAGAAACGAGGTGTGGCAACGCTCGGCTCCCTGGGCGCAAGCTCTCGCgcgcgcgacgacggcgacgacgacgacggcaatgaGGAAGACGAAAGTCGAGGAAACCTGTTTGCCGGGGGCGAGAAGTCGGGGCTCGCAGTGCAAGACCCTCGTCGAGAGGGCGGCGGGCCACGGAGCATCATCAACGACATTCTCGCCAAAGCCAAAGC AAACACAACCCGAcccgacgagacggcggagGCCGGCCCTTCCAGCGCCTCCCGCTTCCGGGGCACCGGCGTcacgctcggcggcgacggtacCGAGAGTCGAAGCATTCCCGACCCTCTGGGCCCGGCTcgcgcggcggccggcgggcCTCAAGAGCGCGTGCTGCACATCTGGCAGGACGGCTtcagcgtcgacgacggcgagctccgGCGTTTCGACGACCCGGCGAACCAGGCGGATCTGGCCATGATCCGCTCAGGCCGGGCCCCTCTCCACCTCATGGGCGTCGAGCACGACCAGCCTGTGGACGTGAAGCTTCACCAGCACGACACGCCGTACACGGCCCAGCCGAAGAAGTACAAGCCTTTTGGCGGATCCGGACAGCGACTCGGCAGCCCCGTGCCCGGTGCCGGAAGCGGacagacggcggcgagcactTTGGCCGCCAGCTCGAGCACCGCGCCCGCTGctgcatcggcgccggccgtcgccgcgccggtGGTTGACAGCacgcagccgacgacgatgattcGCATCCAAATGCCGGACGGCACGCGGCTCCCCGCTCGCTTCAACACGACCCACACGGTCGGAGACGTGTACGACTTTGTTCAGGGCGCATCGGCGGAAACGCGCAACCGAAGCTGGATGCTCGTGACGACATTCCCAAACAAGGAGCACGCGGACAAGAGGCTGGTCCTGGGCAGCGTGCCCGAGTTCAAGAAGGGCGGAACGGCCATGGTGAAATGGGTGTAG